The following proteins are encoded in a genomic region of Aquifex aeolicus VF5:
- the pdxJ gene encoding pyridoxine 5'-phosphate synthase: MRLGVNVDHVATVRQARRTFEPSPVFAALIAQQAGADQITLHLREDRRHIQDRDLELIKELITIPVNLEMAPTEEMREIALRVKPDRITLVPERREEITTEGGLDVVSLKEKLKEYLKPIKEAGIEVSLFIEAQKEQIDASVEVGADAIEIHTGRYANLWNEHRFEEAKEELNRIKEAAIYAKEKGLKVYAGHGLTYHNVKDFVRELKGYVEELNIGHSIVANAVIFGFERAVKEMLNLIKT, translated from the coding sequence GAGAACCTTTGAGCCCTCCCCCGTATTCGCGGCCCTCATAGCCCAGCAGGCGGGAGCGGATCAGATAACCCTCCATCTCAGGGAGGACAGGAGACACATACAGGACAGGGATTTAGAACTCATAAAGGAACTAATAACCATTCCCGTAAACCTTGAGATGGCTCCCACTGAAGAGATGAGAGAAATAGCCCTGAGAGTAAAACCTGACAGAATAACCCTTGTTCCCGAAAGAAGGGAGGAAATCACCACCGAAGGTGGTCTTGACGTAGTATCACTGAAGGAAAAACTCAAAGAATACTTAAAGCCCATAAAGGAGGCAGGTATTGAAGTCTCCCTCTTTATAGAAGCTCAGAAGGAACAAATAGACGCAAGTGTAGAAGTAGGGGCTGACGCCATAGAAATCCACACAGGAAGGTACGCAAACCTCTGGAACGAACACAGGTTTGAGGAAGCGAAGGAAGAGCTAAACAGGATAAAGGAAGCGGCAATTTACGCGAAGGAAAAAGGACTGAAGGTTTACGCGGGACACGGACTTACTTACCACAACGTAAAAGACTTTGTCAGGGAACTCAAAGGCTACGTAGAAGAATTAAACATCGGTCACTCAATTGTGGCAAACGCCGTGATATTCGGATTTGAAAGAGCTGTGAAGGAGATGTTAAACCTTATTAAGACTTGA